In the Capillibacterium thermochitinicola genome, one interval contains:
- the dxs gene encoding 1-deoxy-D-xylulose-5-phosphate synthase — MLADRKLPEDLKKMSYTELEDLAAEIRNLLIETVAKRGGHLAPNLGVVELTLALHKVFNSPEDKIIWDVGHQSYVHKIVTGRWQDFHTLRQRGGISGFPKPEESPHDVFATGHSSTSISVALGLAKARDLRGEDYKVVAVIGDGSLTGGLAFEALNNAGHLKTNLIVVLNDNEMSIAPNVGALSTYLSQARLNPTLYKFRADLEQFIQKIPKVGETTFRYLDKIKDSLKYMVISGILFEELGFTYIGPVDGHNLRQLTQTLTDAAHRQGPVLIHVRTKKGKGYPPAEKDPIRFHGVPGFEVSTGKLPNHSGPPTYTEVFGATLVKAAAEDERIVAITAAMTEGTGLRQFSQAFPARFFDVGIAEGHAVTMAGGLARAGMKPVVAIYSTFLQRAFDQILHDVCLQSLPVVFAIDRAGVVGEDGPTHHGVFDLAYLRMMPGLTIMVPKDENELRQMLLLALKMDKPVAIRYPRGQGTGGSLSTVQAFKSGEAEVLREGDDAAILALGPMVHKAMTAADLLKNIGIHCAVINARFVKPLDQQTILDWARRVPHLITVEDHVLTGGFGSAVLELLAEAGIQHVQITRLGYPDQFIETATIPELHELYGLTAEGIFRSVAGRRLTLASGKK, encoded by the coding sequence ATGCTTGCGGACCGAAAATTGCCTGAGGATTTAAAGAAAATGTCCTACACCGAACTGGAGGATTTGGCGGCCGAGATCCGGAATCTTCTGATTGAAACCGTCGCCAAGCGAGGCGGTCATCTTGCGCCCAATTTGGGCGTGGTCGAGCTCACCTTGGCGCTGCATAAAGTATTCAACAGCCCGGAAGACAAAATCATCTGGGATGTGGGGCATCAATCTTATGTCCATAAGATTGTCACCGGCCGGTGGCAGGATTTTCACACCCTCCGGCAGCGGGGCGGGATCAGCGGTTTTCCCAAACCGGAGGAGAGCCCCCATGATGTCTTTGCAACCGGGCACAGCAGTACTTCGATCTCGGTCGCCCTTGGCCTGGCGAAGGCCAGGGACCTGCGGGGCGAGGATTATAAAGTGGTGGCGGTGATCGGTGATGGTTCACTCACCGGCGGACTGGCCTTTGAAGCCCTGAACAATGCCGGGCACTTAAAAACCAATTTAATCGTTGTTCTTAACGACAATGAGATGTCAATCGCGCCGAACGTGGGTGCGCTTTCCACTTATTTGAGCCAAGCGCGCCTCAACCCCACCTTGTATAAATTCCGTGCCGACCTCGAACAGTTCATCCAGAAGATCCCAAAAGTCGGGGAGACCACTTTTCGCTATTTGGACAAAATAAAGGACAGCTTAAAATACATGGTCATCTCCGGCATCCTCTTTGAGGAACTCGGTTTTACTTATATCGGCCCGGTCGACGGGCATAATCTACGACAGTTAACGCAGACGCTCACGGATGCCGCACACCGCCAAGGACCGGTTCTTATTCATGTGCGGACAAAAAAAGGAAAGGGTTATCCCCCGGCGGAAAAAGACCCCATCCGTTTCCATGGTGTGCCCGGGTTTGAGGTCAGCACCGGAAAACTGCCGAACCACAGCGGACCTCCCACTTACACGGAGGTGTTCGGGGCCACTTTAGTGAAGGCGGCGGCGGAGGATGAGCGGATTGTGGCCATTACCGCGGCGATGACGGAAGGTACCGGCCTCCGGCAGTTTTCGCAAGCCTTCCCCGCACGCTTTTTTGATGTGGGGATTGCGGAAGGACATGCCGTGACGATGGCCGGCGGTCTGGCACGGGCCGGGATGAAGCCGGTGGTGGCCATTTACTCCACTTTTCTGCAACGGGCATTCGACCAGATTCTGCATGACGTCTGCTTGCAGAGCCTTCCCGTTGTTTTTGCCATTGACCGGGCCGGGGTTGTCGGGGAGGACGGGCCAACCCACCACGGGGTCTTTGACCTTGCTTATCTTCGCATGATGCCCGGGCTGACGATTATGGTGCCGAAGGACGAAAATGAGCTGCGCCAAATGCTCTTGCTCGCCTTGAAAATGGACAAACCGGTAGCCATCCGCTACCCCCGTGGCCAAGGCACCGGCGGCAGCCTCAGTACGGTCCAGGCTTTCAAGTCTGGGGAAGCAGAAGTACTGAGAGAAGGTGACGATGCGGCAATTCTGGCCCTTGGTCCGATGGTGCACAAAGCGATGACGGCGGCAGATCTCCTGAAAAACATAGGGATACATTGTGCCGTGATTAATGCCCGTTTTGTCAAACCCTTGGACCAGCAGACTATTCTTGATTGGGCCCGGCGGGTTCCCCACCTCATTACCGTGGAGGACCATGTGTTAACCGGTGGTTTTGGGTCGGCCGTCTTGGAATTACTGGCCGAAGCGGGAATCCAACACGTACAGATTACCCGTCTGGGGTATCCGGATCAATTTATTGAAACCGCGACTATCCCGGAACTCCATGAACTTTATGGCTTAACGGCGGAAGGAATCTTCCGGTCGGTCGCCGGTCGCCGCTTGACGTTGGCAAGCGGAAAAAAATAA